From the genome of Epinephelus moara isolate mb chromosome 10, YSFRI_EMoa_1.0, whole genome shotgun sequence, one region includes:
- the polr2h gene encoding DNA-directed RNA polymerases I, II, and III subunit RPABC3, translated as MAGILFEDIFDVKDIDPDGKKFDRVSRLHCESESFKMDLILDVNTQIYPVDLGDKFRLVIASTLYEDGTPDDGEYNPQDDRPSRADQFDYVMYGKVYKIEGDETSTEAATRLSAYVSYGGLLMRLQGDANNLHGFEVDSRVYLLMKKLAF; from the exons ATGGCTGGAATTCTGTTTGAGGATATATTTGATGTAAAGGACATCGATCCAGATGGCAAGAAGTTTGACAGAG tatCTCGTCTGCATTGTGAAAGTGAATCTTTTAAGATGGACCTAATCTTGGATGTGAACACTCAGATCTATCCTGTTGATCTTG GTGACAAGTTCAGACTGGTTATTGCCAGCACGCTCTATGAAGATGGAACACCAGACGACGGAGAGTATAATCCTCAGGATGATCGGCCATCTAG AGCGGACCAGTTTGATTACGTCATGTATGGGAAGGTTTACAAGATTGAGGGTGATGAGACTTCAACAGAAGCAGCCACACGCCT CTCTGCCTACGTGTCTTACGGCGGCCTCCTCATGAGGCTCCAAGGAGACGCCAACAACCTCCACGGCTTTGAGGTGGACTCCAGGGTCTACCTCCTCATGAAGAAACTGGCCTTCTAA
- the mfsd8l1 gene encoding major facilitator superfamily domain-containing protein 8, with protein MDNRRKKKLTFFTIGLIFLLSGVEYAVILPTIWRYLQTLDAAPYFLGLALSAFSLSGLLSAPLFGHWSDRTRTTKKIILFANFFEIIGNFMYFMGFSKWLLLSSRLIAGIGTGAGSSIFGFLTRITTPDDRATAFAAVMACRQAGLLIGPAFNIFLRLCDFHLGPFVVNKYTAPGLFMCLLWALLQLVVIFMYWDLPSLEKGRAKESSSSSSREEDNERGPVEEDNDEEKPLMGSQELGGSYGSVVTSNPSRYDTPDDSIATPNHISPPASPVPQESQESSSPFKNFSMSREFLREEVVVLLAAQFITLFNQTALETMVTPMTQKYFGYGELENSVMYCLCGVEVIAGFLFVRWLSQRVAERVVLAIGLAICNISGIWCLIFLASPLGGFPWPLTEFIIGVFLQVLGLPFVAVAQVSLFSKVTSEKTQGFSQGVRRSVGGLATILGPLWAGGLTENLYIMMGVMMALLALLSMMLAFSYDRLVAPVTEEQVDDSDNSG; from the exons ATGGATAATCGACGGAAAAAGAAGCTGACATTCTTCACCATCGGACTCATATTTCTTCTCAGCGGTGTGGAATATG CTGTAATATTGCCCACAATATGGAGGTACCTGCAGACTTTGGATGCAGCACCTTACTTCCTGGGTCTGGCCCTCTCGGCATTCAGCTTGAGCGGCCTCCTGTCGGCACCGCTGTTTGGCCACTGGTCTGACAGAACGCGGACTACCAAAAAGATCATCTTGTTTGCAAACTTTTTTGAGATTATTG GTAATTTTATGTACTTTATGGGCTTCTCCAAATGGCTGTTACTGTCAAGCAGACTGATAGCAG GCATCGGCACAGGTGCTGGCTCATCTATCTTTGGCTTCCTGACCAGAATAACTACCCCAGACGATCGCGCCACTGCATTCGCTGCTGTCATGGCATGCCGACAAGCTGGCCTTCTGATCG GTCCAGCATTCAACATCTTCCTGAGGCTGTGTGATTTCCACCTGGGCCCCTTTGTGGTGAATAAATATACAGCGCCAGGG TTGTTCATGTGCCTGCTTTGGGCTCTCCTTCAACTGGTGGTGATCTTCATGTACTGGGACCTACCTTCTCTAGAGAAAGGGAGGGCCAAGGAGAGTTCGTcgagcagcagcagggaggagGATAATGAGCGAGGGCCTGTGGAAGAGGACAATGATGAGGAAAAGCCGCTAATGGGGTCCCAGGAGCTCGGTGGGTCCTACGGCTCAGTGGTGACGTCCAACCCATCTAGATACGACACTCCTGATGACTCGATTGCCACGCCGAATCACATCTCTCCGCCTGCCTCTCCTGTGCCACAAGAGTCCCAGGAGTCTTCCAGCCCCTTTAAGAACTTCAGCATGTCCCGAG AGTTCTTGAGAGAGGAAGTGGTCGTGCTGCTGGCTGCTCAGTTCATCACCCTCTTCAATCAGACAGCACTGGAG ACCATGGTCACTCCGATGACCCAGAAGTACTTCGGCTACGGGGAGCTTGAGAACAGCGTGATGTACTGTCTCTGCGGTGTTGAGGTGATCGCTGGCTTTCTGTTTGTGCGTTGGCTGAGCCAGCGGGTGGCTGAGCGCGTTGTCCTTGCCATCGGTCTGGCTATCTGTAACATCTCCGGTATCTGGTGCCTCATCTTCCTGGCTAGCCCACTAG GTGGTTTCCCCTGGCCGCTGACTGAATTCATCATTGGGGTGTTCCTGCAGGTGTTGGGTTTGCCATTTGTAGCTGTGGCTCAGGTTTCCCTCTTCTCCAAAGTCACTTCTGAGAAAACACAAG GTTTCAGTCAGGGAGTGCGTCGCTCGGTGGGAGGTCTAGCCACCATCCTGGGCCCGCTGTGGGCCGGCGGCCTCACTGAGAACTTGTACATCATGATGGGGGTGATGATGGCACTGCTGGCGCTGCTATCG ATGATGCTGGCTTTCTCATATGACCGGCTGGTTGCACCTGTGACAGAGGAGCAAGTGGATGATTCGGACAACAGCGGCTAA